A DNA window from Arachis hypogaea cultivar Tifrunner chromosome 18, arahy.Tifrunner.gnm2.J5K5, whole genome shotgun sequence contains the following coding sequences:
- the LOC112770177 gene encoding uncharacterized protein, translated as MEIQRAQQVERKLQKLLQPVGDKRREEFTKDGERLWRDKGRVCNLDVESLRQDLLLGDHYSGFSVHHGSTKIYCNLKKMFWWPGMKGDVATVASYCLTCQKTKIEHQKPSGMIHPLEIPQWKWDIMRFG; from the coding sequence ATGGAAATTCAGAGGGCTCAGCAAGTTGAGCGGAAGCTTCAGAAATTGTTGCAACCAGTTGGTGATAAAAGGCGTGAGGAATTCACTAAAGATGGTGAAAGATTGTGGAGAGATAAGGGGAGAGTTTGCAATCTGGATGTCGAAAGTTTGAGACAAGACTTGTTGTTGGGGGATCACTACAGTGGATTTTCTGTTCATCACGGAAGCACGAAGATATATTGTAACTTAAaaaagatgttctggtggcctgggatgaaaggtgatgtagcTACAGTGGCATCCTACTGTTTGACATGTCAGAAGACGAAGATAGAGCATCAGAAGCCGTCAGGCATGATACATCctcttgagattcctcagtggaagtgggatATTATGCGGTTTGGGTGA